In Nonomuraea sp. NBC_00507, the following are encoded in one genomic region:
- a CDS encoding MFS transporter, producing the protein MTFADVLAVGEFRALWLAELFSQLGDQVARVAIAVLVYQRTDSAALTGLTYALTYLPSLVGGLTLSWIGDRYPRRQVIFVIDLLRAALVGLMALPGAPLPVLGVLLAAMTALSGPFKAAQLALLADVLKGEQYVLGLSIRQITIQSAQIAGFLGGGLLAQGLTPSTGLVLDAATFAMSALLVRFGVQHRQAAAADRGPRRMLAGGFGLAGVWRDPRLRSLIALSWLAGFYIMPEGLAAPYADALNDGSAVAVGVIMAADPVGSVIGAFIVGRYVPEAARSRAVGVLALLTGVPLMVCVLRPDLAVSAVLFGLSGAFSMGYQMQVGALFVQILPDHSRAQGMGVLSSGLITVQGLGILAGGVTAAWIGPVMTVSLAGLVGIVCGAYPAWAWAAALRRTATLPGPTEGMVSSATREQPH; encoded by the coding sequence GACTCGGCGGCGCTGACAGGGCTGACGTACGCGCTCACCTATCTTCCCTCTCTGGTTGGTGGGCTCACGTTGAGCTGGATCGGTGACCGCTATCCCCGCCGTCAGGTGATCTTCGTGATTGACCTGCTGCGTGCGGCGCTGGTCGGGTTGATGGCGTTGCCGGGTGCGCCGCTGCCAGTGCTGGGTGTGCTGCTTGCGGCCATGACGGCGCTCAGCGGGCCGTTCAAGGCGGCGCAGCTGGCTCTGCTGGCCGATGTACTCAAGGGCGAGCAGTACGTGCTGGGACTGTCTATCCGGCAGATCACCATCCAGTCGGCCCAGATTGCCGGCTTCCTCGGCGGCGGCCTGCTGGCCCAAGGGCTCACGCCCTCCACCGGGCTGGTCCTTGACGCCGCGACGTTCGCGATGTCAGCCCTGCTGGTGCGGTTCGGCGTGCAGCACCGGCAGGCCGCGGCCGCTGATCGGGGGCCACGGCGGATGCTTGCGGGCGGGTTCGGCCTGGCGGGGGTGTGGCGAGATCCGCGGCTGCGGTCACTGATCGCGCTGAGCTGGCTGGCCGGCTTTTACATCATGCCGGAGGGGCTGGCCGCGCCGTACGCGGACGCGTTGAATGACGGCTCCGCGGTGGCGGTCGGTGTGATCATGGCGGCGGATCCGGTCGGCAGCGTGATCGGCGCCTTCATCGTCGGCCGGTACGTCCCGGAGGCGGCGCGCAGCCGGGCGGTAGGCGTGCTGGCGCTGCTGACCGGCGTACCGTTAATGGTTTGCGTGCTCCGGCCTGACCTAGCTGTCTCGGCGGTGTTGTTCGGGCTGTCGGGTGCCTTTTCGATGGGTTATCAGATGCAGGTGGGCGCGCTGTTCGTACAGATCCTTCCCGATCATTCTCGCGCTCAGGGGATGGGGGTGCTGTCCTCCGGGCTCATCACGGTGCAGGGGCTGGGCATCCTGGCGGGTGGTGTGACGGCAGCGTGGATCGGACCGGTCATGACCGTCTCACTCGCCGGGCTGGTCGGGATCGTGTGCGGCGCCTACCCGGCGTGGGCGTGGGCGGCAGCCCTGCGCCGGACGGCAACGCTTCCAGGCCCGACGGAGGGGATGGTTTCCTCCGCCACCCGCGAACAGCCGCACTGA
- a CDS encoding cytochrome P450 codes for MADPPDRIAGGNPTHPLFDPVDPAFRADPYPVYAQMRRMGPIADSRSGMWLISRHRDVAFVLRDRRIGHNDPRDYGADRIIGPDGRPLVSFIGLNPPEHTHIRALVSKVFTPTWVERLRPSIQVLVDELLDGVLGNTEADLVSALARPLPVTIICELLGIPARDRDSFQAWADVLVRGLDVGSRPSRQELGAAGRAASSYFLDLAEERRRHPRGDLLSSLAAANSSDNADADVLTDAELVGTSVLLLNAGYETTVNLIGNGILTLLRHPDQLAHVRDNPQSMPAVIEELLRYDAPVQLVPRAALEDVEVGGKLIAAGDRMLVFIGAANRDPEVFANADRMDVARRNNPHLSFAAGIHFCLGAPLARLEAQLAIGTLLRRAPKLALVTEHPRFRQNFVLRGPEQLRVRLT; via the coding sequence ATGGCCGACCCGCCTGACCGCATCGCAGGAGGCAACCCCACGCACCCGCTGTTCGACCCCGTCGACCCCGCCTTCCGGGCCGACCCCTATCCCGTCTATGCCCAGATGCGCCGCATGGGCCCCATAGCGGACAGCCGAAGCGGGATGTGGCTGATCAGCCGCCATCGCGACGTGGCGTTCGTGCTCCGCGACCGAAGAATCGGTCACAATGACCCGCGCGATTACGGAGCTGACCGGATCATCGGTCCCGATGGCCGTCCGTTGGTCTCCTTCATCGGGCTCAATCCCCCCGAGCACACCCATATCCGCGCGTTGGTGAGCAAGGTCTTCACCCCTACATGGGTAGAGCGCCTACGCCCGAGCATCCAAGTGCTCGTGGACGAATTGCTGGATGGTGTGCTGGGCAACACGGAGGCGGATCTCGTCTCGGCGCTGGCACGTCCCCTGCCCGTCACCATCATTTGTGAATTGCTCGGGATTCCAGCACGTGATCGGGACTCGTTCCAGGCGTGGGCTGACGTTCTGGTACGGGGACTGGACGTTGGATCGCGTCCATCGAGGCAGGAACTCGGCGCGGCGGGCCGCGCGGCATCCAGCTACTTCCTCGACCTGGCGGAGGAACGTCGGCGACATCCTCGCGGCGATCTGCTCAGCAGCCTTGCGGCAGCCAACAGCTCCGACAATGCCGATGCTGATGTCCTTACTGATGCGGAATTGGTCGGCACCTCCGTACTGCTGCTCAACGCCGGTTACGAAACCACCGTCAACCTCATCGGCAACGGCATCCTGACGTTGCTACGCCATCCCGACCAACTCGCCCATGTGCGTGACAATCCCCAGAGCATGCCAGCGGTGATCGAGGAACTGCTGCGTTATGACGCGCCGGTGCAATTGGTGCCCCGCGCCGCCCTTGAAGATGTCGAGGTCGGCGGAAAGTTGATTGCGGCCGGCGATCGTATGCTGGTGTTCATCGGCGCGGCCAATCGTGATCCCGAAGTCTTCGCCAACGCCGATCGGATGGATGTCGCGCGGCGCAACAATCCTCATCTCAGCTTCGCCGCCGGTATCCACTTCTGCCTCGGCGCACCACTGGCCCGGCTGGAAGCCCAGTTGGCCATCGGGACGCTCCTGCGCCGAGCCCCGAAGCTCGCACTCGTCACGGAGCATCCGCGCTTTCGGCAGAACTTTGTCCTCCGCGGTCCTGAACAACTTCGCGTCCGCTTGACCTGA